The nucleotide window CACGGGACTTGCCGCGGTTGAGCTCACCAACCTTGGCCTTGTCAGAAGCAATGCGCGTGAGGAACGACTTAGCCTCGGGGCTGCCCGCGTCGATGGTCTCAACCGCGCGGAACGACTCCTGAGCGCCGTCGAGATCGCCGGCGAGATATTGGCTGCGGCCCTTGGCGACCAACTTGGCGATTTCCTTTTGGTCTTTGATGAAACCGGGGCTGACCTTTTCGATCGGCTGGAGAGGGGGATTGAGTTCGGTCGCTTCGATGGAACGGGCAACCTTTTCGACCTTCTTGGTGTCCGAGGTGGCGGCGGCGTAGGCGTCGAGTGCGGCACGCGCGCCCTCGGTGTGACCCTGCTTGAGGGCGGCCTGGGCCTTTTCCATGTGCAGGCCGTTCTTTTCAGCCTGCAGGTCGGCGATCGTGGACGTGGTGGCGGGATTTTCGGGAAGTGATGCAATCGCACCGGTTAGAACGACGGCGGCATCGTCAAAGCGGCCATCCTTGGCGAGCTTGCGGGCCTCGGAGCGCTTGGCTTTGGCGTCGGCGAGCAGGCCCTTGATCCGCTTGTTCTCCTCTTTGACCAACTGGTCGGCTTCCGCGGATTCATCCTTCTTGGAACCGGCCTTAGCAGGCGCGGTTGCGGCGACAGCGGGTGCAGCAGCCTCGCCCGTGGCAGCGGGGGCGGCAGTCTCGCTCGCAGCGGCGGGGGCGGCGGTACGAAGGGCGATCTGGTTTTCGACACCGGCCAGCAGGCGCTGAACCGTGGCATCCGACGGGGCGATGGCGAGCAGCTCCTCCAGGTTCTTCTTCGCGGTGTCGAGATCCCCGGAGTCGCGGGCGCGCAGGGCCTCGGACATGAGGCGGATTTTCGTGTCTGTTTGCCCTTGAGCCAGCAGCGAGGCGGCGGGGACCACCAGCGCGAGCATCGCGGGGGCAGCCAGACTAAGAACGAGGGGTTTGGGGAGCTTGGGTAGTTTCATTGAGAGTTTCTCGAAGGATCAGGGTTCTAAGCTAAAGGTATGGGAAAGATGGAAATGGAGAGGCTGAGCGCCGTTTATAAGGCGAAAGGCTATGCGCCCGACGGGGCTGCTGCCGGGGTTGCTGCGGGTGCGGGCACCGGAATGGCGGGGGCTGGAGCGGCCGGTGCCGCTACGGTCAACGTCTTGGTCAGGGGTTCTTTTAATAACGGTGACTCCTTGGTGACGACGACCGCGTTCGTTTCGAACGCGACCGAGTTAACCGTAAAAGTCGCATCCCCTACGGTGAACTTGGCGCCTGCCTTGTAGGCAACCGGCTCAGAGGCGCCATCGGCCTTTAGATAAGCGATCGGGGTACCTTTGGTGAGGCGGGTTTTGTTGGTGAGATTAAAGACTTCACCAGTTTTATCGTCGGAGACTTGGGCAACGGCTTCGGTTTCGATAATCACCGTTTTGCCCGTGCCTTGCTCGGTGCGGTTCTGCTTCACCTCAAAGCTCACAATCGTCAGCCCGAGATCGGGGATCTTGCGGCCCGCTTGACCGAGAATGGTTTTACCGGAAACCGCATTCTCGAAAGTGCCCCGATAGTTACCCGGCTTGCCGGTGTAGCCGACGAGTTGAAGGCGGAATGCGTCCTCTTTAACGTTGACCAGCTCAACTCCGAAGGGCGGTTCCACGGGCTTAACCACCACGACTTCAGCTGAGCTGGGCGGAGTGACCGAAAAGCGCTTATTGGCCAAGTCGTAATAGATTTCCGGGGGAGTGAACACGTCGTACACCCAAAGGGGGCCGCCGCTCTGTGCAGCAGCAGGGGACCAAATTTGGGTGGTCACGCGGAATTCGCTTAGGTTTGCCGGCACATAAAGCGGCGACTCGTTGGTGGCGCGAGCAGAGCCATTAGCTCCGCCCTTTTTACCGCCTTGGTTATAGGTCCAAGCAAGCGATGCGAGCAGCACTAACAGGGCGGCACCGCACAGGATTTTATCTAGGGATTTTGCGGCCATATCAAGGGGTCGGGGTGGCTTGGGTAGGGGTGTTGTCAACGAGGTCGATCAACTCGACGGTGACGGTGAACTTGGATAGCACCTTTTCCACAAGGGGCTTCGGCTTAACAGGTTCAACTGCTGCCGCAGCAGGGGTGTTGCCAAAAATACTGCTTAAGGTGTTGGCTGGCGCGACCTTCTCGGGGGCTTGAACTTTGATGATCGGGTCGACTTCTACGCCGCGCACCACCAAGGGGAGTTCGAAGGTGGCGAGTTTGTTCAACAGGGCACGCAACGATGCCGTATCACCGATAAAGGTGAGACGAAATGCGGAGGCATCCACAAAACCGGGGACGCGGGCTGTGATGCGCGAGTCCATCTCAAACAAGTCGTTGTTGGTGGCGGGGGCAGCCGTTCCGGAGCGTGCGGCGGGCTTGGCCGGATTAACGGAATCGGTTGGGCGTTCGCGTTGAAAGGAAACCAGCTCGCTGGGGGCGGCCTGGAACAAGGCGCCGAGCAGGTACTCGGCAACTTGGCGCTGGCGATAGACCAGAGGGATCAAGTCGCGCTCAGGGCCGGCGTTGGCATAGGTGGTAAAGCCGAAGCGCTCATCGGCCTTGATTTTAATCTTAGCTGCTTGGGCGTTGTCGCGCATCAACTCGACAAAGGTCGCGATGTTAAAAAACAGATGCGTGGGCTCGAATGGGACTTTGGCCTCGCGCAACAGCTTGGAACGCTCGTCCGACTTTAGGGTGGCCGCTTGGGTATAGGCCGCCTTCGCCTTGAGCAGGGCTTCGGCCGCAGGACCGCTGCCCTTAAGCTCTGCACGCATCTGACCAAGAGCGGCGATGCTACGGGTCAGGTCAGTATTCACCAAGGCCTTGTTTTCTTCGCTGGGAGTGGGTTGGCTGCTCGTGAGAGCGGTCAGCTCAAGGCGTTTTTTGGCCAGCGCTTTAGCACTCGAGTGAGCCGCCTGGCTCCGCTCGTAAATGCACCAGCCTGAACCGACTGCCGCCAACCCGAGAGCGGCGAGCAGGGAGTAAAATACGGGGTAGGACTTAAAGGAGGCCATTGGGCGTAAATCAGAGCGGCTTTTTGGGATTAACGACCAGAATGAAGTCGAAGCTCAAAATGCCTGGCTGTGTGGGGTTGAATTTTTCCTTCTCCACCGAGGAGATAAATTGCGATTCGCCGAAGCTCTTCAGCAGCAGTTTCACGCGCTCAAAGGAATCTTCACTGACGCGGGAAAGCGGGTTGTTTTTATCCAACAAACGGCCGCTGAGTTGAAGCCGGAGCACTGCGGGCGCAGGAGCGGGAGGGGCACCCGAGTTGCCCGCATCAACAGCCACAACGGAATCTTCGGCAGACGGACGGACCACTTGAAGTTTTTCCAGCCAAACATCCTCCACCTTGACCAAGCGCTGCTGAAGATCGGTGAAGAAGTTAATCCAATTGGATTTGGATTCCACCAGGCTTTGAATGGCAGTGATTTCCTTGCGGATCGACTCGATGCGCTGGAGATCGGCATCCTGTAACGCTTTGAGCGCGCGCAAGGGCTTGAGCTTGGCCTCGAGATCGATCGTTTGCTTGGTGGCATGGTTAACGCGGTCGTTAAAATGAACGATCGGCAACACAAGGGCGCCCACCAAAAGAACTGCGGCGGCAAGGAAGAACGGCTGCTGTTTGCGGAATGCCAGCACTTCACCAATAGCCGGGGGCAAGAGCGTAAACGCCTTCTCGTCTTTGCCGGCGGGGATCGCCAGACCGACCAGATCGGCCAGCTGAGCCGATGCGTTGCGGGCGCCAACGGCCGCAGGGGCGACATCAACGTTACGCAGTGCGTCGAAGATCTCGACGCGTGTCTTGAGCTTTTCCGCCAGGGTCACCTCGATTGAGGGCAGCAGTGCGCCGCCGCCAGTGAGGAAAATAACCGTGGGCTGCTCGGCGCCGCTTTGACGACGATAATTGACCGTTGAGCGGGTGATTTCGAGATGGAGGCGGCCAATAAAGGAATTCGCTGCGTTCATCACGGCGGCGCGGGCCGGTGACGTTTCTGGCAAATCGCTGTTACCGCCCAAAACCTGAAGCTTGAGGTTTTCGGCGTGAGCAAAGTCTTGCTTCACCTCATCGGCGATGAGCTGGGTGACGCTATTACCCGCTAAGGCGATGGTGCGGACAAAGAAACGATTGCCATCGATGAAGAGTAAATTGGCGGAGCGGGCGCCGATGTTGATCAGCAGCGTGGTGCCGGTAACATCGGGGTAGTTGTACTTGAACGCTCGGTAAAGCGCCAGGGTGGAGGGCTTTATCGCAACAGCGGAGAGACCTTCCTCGCGAACGGACTCACAGAGCGCCTCGGTGACATCCAGCTTCACGGCGGCCAACATGACCTCGAGATCAAGACCGTCGTCGCTGACGACCTGATAATCCCATACCACCTCGGCCAAGGAATAAGGGATGCCTTGTTGGGCTTCGAATTGAATGACCTGGTCGCGCTTGGTCTTATCAATCGCGGGGGTTTTGACGAATTTGGTTAACGTCAAGTGGCCGGGAACCAACAGGATGGCTGGACCTTTGGCCCCGGTGCGCTTGGCGGCGGAAGCCAAGGACTGACCAACGAGCGCGGGCCATTGCGACTCGAGCGCAACATCGGAGTTAAACGACTCAATGGCGAACTGTTCGAGTGCGAGGCGGCCGTTTTTTGCGGTATTGAATATACCGCAAGCGACGTGGCCGGCACCGCTGTCAACAGCAAGAACGCGGGGGGAAGTCATAGGGGGGTGGTAAGTGTCGGATTCAGGGAGGAGCTTAAACCCGCAAGCGGAAGTCTAAGCCGGCATGATTACCGAGCGGTCTCTAAACGGATAAAGGAGGGGGCGGGGGGCGAACCGCCATTGGCAAAGGGCGTCAGATACTGGGGAAGCAGGATGCCATCGTTAGCACCCGCGCTGCCGGACACCTTACCGCGGAAGCTTTCCACAATCTCGGGCTTGGAAAGGGTTGAGATCGGGAAGTTGTTTTTACCCAAGGGCAACGCTTTGCCGTCAACAAACACCTCAACCAAGTAATACTTAAGATCACCGTTGATTTGGTCGCGTTTTACGATCTCGGGCGGCAGATAAAAGCGGTAAACCGAACGGCTTCCGGTGGCTTCCACGGCGACCGCTTCGGCGGAAGCGCGATAGTAAGTATCAGGCACCTTGGAACCAGCTGGTGCCATCACACTGAATACCCCGAGGTTCAAAGTGACCTTAACGCGGTTAATGAAATTGCGGTTTTTAGCGCCCTCACCGCCACGCGGCTGCAACTCAATCTCGGTCACAAACCAAGTCCCGGCATCCGCACGTACAGAGTTAAACCGAACGGTGGCGACTTCGATGGGAAGTGGCGCGTTCGGGGCCGGAGCAACAGTCTGGGCTACGGCCGTGACTAAGGAGGCCAAAGCAATTGCAACGACACGGACTAAGGCACGACATGCAAGGGGGTTCATGTAGATTAGAGGGTAAGAATTTTCAGACATTGTGGAGCCGACGACTTCTGTCACGTTGAAAATCCCCGCAGGACTACGATTTCACCCCTTTTTTATATTTCCTCCACCCAACCTCCGCATGCAGCCGCCCTTCGCCCACAAAATCGCCGTGCTAGTCTTCATCCAAAACGAGCAAGGCGAACACCTACTGCTTTTACGGACAAAAGCGCCCAACCAGGGTGCATGGAGCCCGATTGGGGGTAAATTGGAGACTGCAACCGGCGAATCGCCCTTTGAATGTGCCGTTCGCGAAACCGCTGAAGAGACCGGCCACACGATCACTACCGCAGACCTCCACCTTTTCGCCATGATTGCCGAAAAGTCCTATGAAGGGAGCGCGCACTGGTTAATGTTCCTCTTCGACTGCAAGCGCCCCCTCACCAACCTTCCGCCGGCGATGGCCGAGGGTCGCTTCGGCTTTTTCGCACGAACGGCCATCGAAGCCCTCGCCATTCCTGAGTCCGACCGGAGCGCGCTTTGGCCGATCTACGATAACCACCGTAGACACTTCGTCGCGTTACGCGCCGACTGCCACCCCGATTCCCCGTTAAAGATCACGGTTGAGCAAATCACGCCAAGCTTCGTAAGCGGTAGCGGGCTGTAACGGGCATCTTCGCGGATTTTGACGCAAAGGCGCGAAAGACACGCAAAAATCGCCAAGAAATCCCCTGCCCGACCTAGCGGCATTCGGCTCGATCTTTGCTGCTTTGCGTTAAACCTGAACTCCGTAGCTGGCAGCGATGAGCTGGCGCAAGATGCTGGAGCAGATGCGCGTGACTGAATCCCCGAGGCACACTAATTAGTGCATCGAGCGGATGAATGAACGGTCAGGTGCCCAGTAGGTTGCGCCAGATCGCGATGGCCAGCTTTGGAGTTCAGGTTAAAATTCCGCCTCCTGGCTCCATCACCTTCAACAAGGCGGTTCGATCCGAAACTTGGCGTTTTACGGCCGACTGCCGCCGCTGGCACTTCGACGCATCCCCCAAAAGCCCCCCGCGCTTCTTTTATACTAGCCCTTAAAACCGAACTCCCGCGATCCGGCTTAAAATGCCGATGCACACAAACTGGGGATACGCCCAATGATTACGTCCACCTACCTCTGCGTTTGCATGTTTCTAGCCATTCGTTTCCATCCCCCTCCATTTCGTTCGTTTTTCTATGGTTTTGGTCTTGTCCTTATTTACTGCTGGGATTCTGCGCCGGGTTTCAATCGGCGTTGTGATTGGCGTGTGTGGGTGGCTGCTGGCAGCGGGGTTTGTGGTTTGGCATGCCCGCGCCATGGATGGCTATTTGACACGGGCGACGGCTACGCTCTTCACGGATGTTCCTGTGGCGACGCCGCTGAAAAGTGTGCCCCAAGCCATCGCGCCCGACGGCCAGGTGTGGATTCGGCACGCTCTGGCGTTGGTTGAAAACGGTGCCTGGCGCCTCCGCACGACCGACCTGGATAACGCTCCGGCGGGGCGGGAAATTTATTGGAACTCGGGATGGGCGCTATGGCTGGAGGCGTGCGGTCGATTGCGCCGCATGTGCACCGGTGAGCCGTTGCCTGCAGCGGTGGAGGAGGCTTCGCGCTGGGCGCAGCTGCCTGTGTTTTTATTGGTGCTCACGTTGGCTACGGGTTGGATTGGGCTTCGCTGGGGCGGTTGGGCTGCGGCGCTTACCGCTGTCGCCCTGGCCGGACATCGTGGGTTTTATGAGGGGTTTTATCCGGCATATTGTGATCATCACGGCCTGATTAATGCCGCGGTGCTGGGGCTGGTTTTAGGGGCGGTTTTTGCCGGTGCGGGATGGTGGCAACGCCGGTCAACCACGGGGTTTTCGCCTTTGCCGGGATCTGAAGCCGAGGTAATGCGGGCGGCGACGTTTTCGGCGGTGGCTGGCGCGCTGGGCCTGTGGGTGAGCGCCGCCTCGCTGGTGGTGCCGATCGCGTTAACCGGCTTGAGCGTACTCATTGCCTCGTTGTGCTGTGGACGCGCACCAGTGGGCAACAACGCCCCCGTGTGCGTACCCTTGGCTTGGCGGCGATGGGGACAGGTAGGCGCGTGGGTGAGTCTAGGCCTCTATCTTTTGGAGAACGCCCCCGACCGCTTGGGAATGCGGATGGAGGCCAATCACCCGCTTTACAGTTTGGCGTGGTATGCGGGTGGCGAACTCATCGCGGTCTTACTCATTTGGCGCAACGAGCAGCGTTCGGCCGCCTGGTGGGGCCCGCGCCTGATCGGGTGGGGGACGCTCGTGTTGGCGGTGCCGGCGCTGGTTTGGGCGAAGGGCTCCGCGGTGTTTATCCCGCTGGATCCGTTCATGTTGCGGATCCATGCTTCGATCGATGAATTTAAAGGACTTTTGCCGGCGGCGGCACAATCGGGTTGGTCGTTGTATGCCGACACGGTATTCATTTCAGCAGTGGCGGTGGTGCTTTTGATCATCTGGTGGGTGCGCAAACCGCCGCTAGCGCAGCGCATCGTAGTCACCCTAGCTGCCAGTGTAGCCTTGACGATGACCGTGCAGGGTTGGTTTCAGCGCCGTTGGTTACTGCCAGCGAGTAGCCCGCAAATCATCCTGATTATTGTCTTACTTGTGGCCTTGGTCGTTCCGTTACACCGGCTATGGCGTGCGGTTATCTTGATGGCAGTCGGTGCGCTGCTGTTTTTTCCCGGCCCGTGGTTACTTGCAACTGACCTGCTCAAGATGAAGCGCTTAAATGACTTCTTTGCGGGTGAAGCGATGCAACTGCTGTACCGCGAAATAGCAGGAGCTTTGCGCAAGGCAGGAGCTGATGAGCGCTCGGTTGTGCTCGCCAGCCCCAACGCCTCGGTCGGGGTCGGTTATTACGGTCGGTTGCGCACGGTGGGCACGCTATATTGGGAGAATCACGCGGGTTTGAAGACGGCTGCGGAGGTATTCGGTGCCCGCGACGAAGCGGAGGCAGCGGAGCGTATCCGTGCCGCCGGCATTACCCATGTGGCAATGGTGTCGAGTTACGATTTTCTCGCCGAATATGCCTACGCACACGACGGGGTTTGGCTTTCGCCTGAAGCCGGCCGGGAACGGTTCGGCTCGCGGTTACTTTATCAGCATCGGGTGCCCTTGTGGTTGCGACCCTTGCGCTACCAGGTGCCTGCGTTGCTTGCGGGCCTGAGGAGTCAAGTTGCCTTGTTTGCGGTCGATTTTACCACTGAGCCCGCTATAGCGCATGAACGTATTGGTCGTTATCAACTCGGCCTCGGTGCGCAGGATTTGGCGGAGGCGAGTTTTCTTGCATCACTGGCGAGCGATGCGAACCGCCCCGGAGCTTGGCTATGCCAAGGCGAAATTTTGTTAGCGCGCGGACGGTTTTCCGAGGCGGGGAATTTTATTCAAGCGGGCATCCAGCGAACCCCTAACGAACAACGGGAGCAATTACTCCACGATGCAGTCGTCATGTTGGCGCGTCAGGGTCCAGCCGGCCAAGCCGAGGCAGACCGGTTGCTCGCTTTGCTCACACAGTGAAGTCGGTTTTGGATAGTCGAAAATCCGCGAACTGGGGGATGTGTACATCGGCAACCTATAACCCGTAAACCATAACCTGCTGTGTTTTAGTTGAGTAGAGAGCACAGCGAAGCGGTAATCCGCGCAAAGCTACCCTCTTTACGATACTAAACAATTCTTGATTTCTAAGCCATCCAACAAAGACTCCGCCCTTTAACAACCAACTCGATTTAACCCGTGAGTAATAAAGCTGTACCCAACGCCGACCAAAAAGTCGAAGCCCCCGTCGCCTGCGCCGGCTCCCACGCCTCGGCACCGATCAACTCCGCGTTGTCCAACGAAGGTAAAATCGAACTCCATCGCAAGATGGTGCGCATCCGCCGTTTCGAGGAGCGTTCATTGCGCGCCTACCAGTCCAAAAAAATCGGCGGCTTCCTCCACCTTTACATCGGCCAGGAAGCAGTTGCCGTGGGCTGTTGCTCGCTGATGGGCCCGAACGACCACGTCATCACCGCCTACCGCGACCATGCCCACGCCATCGCGGTGGGCATGGACACCAAGGCCCTCATGGCCGAGCTTTACGGTAAAATCACCGGTTGCTCCAAGGGCAAGGGCGGCTCGATGCACTACTTCGCGCCCTCGCTCAACTACTGGGGCGGCCACGGTATCGTCGGCGGCCAAATCCCGCTCGGCACCGGCCTGGCCTACGCCGTTAAATACCGTAAACTCAAGGGTGCAGCCATGGCGTTCATGGGTGACGGTGCGGTTAACCAAGGTGCTGTCCACGAGGCCTATAACCTCGCTGCGCTGTGGAACCTGCCAGTGGTCTTCGTCGTTGAAAACAACGGCTACTCCATGGGCACCAGCCAGGACCGTTCCTCGGCCGGCCCCGGCCTCGCCCAACGCGCTGAAGCCTACGGCATGAATTGGGGAACCTGCTTCGGCCACGATGTTTACGAGGTCCGCGCGACGATGGACAAGTTCCTCACCCTCGCCCGCGAAAAGAACCTGCCCTCCGTCGTCGAGATCGACACCTACCGCTACCGCGGCCACTCGGTCGCCGACCCGGACAAGACCTATCGCACCAAGGAAGAAATCGAAGAGTACCGCCGCACCAAGGACCCGATTCAGGTCTTCCAGGCCGCCCTCCTCAAAGAAGGCGTGCTCACCGATGCGCTGATCGAACAAATCAACACCGAGGCCGTTAACGAGTCCGAACACGCCGCTGAATTCGCCGAAATGAGCCCCTTCCCTACCGTCGACGACATCCAAAAGGACGTTTACTGGGAGGTCGACAACCCCAGCCAGCGCACCTCCAAGGGCCGCTTGTTCTTCGACTAAGCCCCCACGTCATCCTGGGCTTTTCACTCCACCTTATCGCTTTATTTTCCATCTCTTAACATGGCCGTTTTAACCTACCGCGAAGCCATCCGCGCCGCCCTTGCCGAAGAACTCGCCCGCGACGAAAACGTCGTCCTTTTGGGCGAAGAAGTCGCCCAATTCCACGGAGCCTACAAGGTCTCCGAGGGCCTGCTCGAAAAATTCGGCCCCGACCGCATCGTCGACACGCCCATTTCCGAAGCCGGTTTCATCGGCATGGGCGTGGGCGCCTCCATGCTCGGCATCCGGCCGGTTATGGAGCTCATGTTCTGGTCGTTCTACTCGGTCGCCTTCGACCAGATTTTGAACAACGCGGCCAACGTCCGCTACATGTCCGGCGGTCTGATCAACTGCCCGATCGTCATTCGCGGGCCGGCCAACGGCGGCACCAACGTCGGTGCCACCCACTCCCACACTCCCGAAAACGTCCTCGCCAACCACCCCGGCGTTAAAGTCATCGTGCCGGCCACCGCCCGCGACGCCAAGGGCCTGCTCAAGTCCGCCATTCGCGACAACGACCCGTGCTTCTTCCTCGAAAACACCATTCTCTACGGTGAAAAGGGCGAGGTTCCCGACACCGAGGAGCTCATCCCGCTCGGCCTGGCCGACGTGAAACGCACCGGCACCGACCTGACCATCGTCACCTACGGCCGCTGCGTCCTGCACTCCTTGGCCGCCGCCGAAGTTCTGGAAAAAGACCACGACATTTCCGTCGAGGTGGTCGACCTGCGCACCATCCGCCCGCTCGACTTCGACACCGTGCTCGCCTCGGTCAAGAAGACCCACCGCGTGCTCATCGTCGAAGAGCAAAAGCCCTTCGCCAGCGTGGGTTCGCAACTCGCCTACATGATCCAGCGCGAAGCCTTCGACGAGCTCGATGGCCCCATCCACCGCCTCGCCACCATCGACGCCCCCGCGATCTACAGCCCGCCCGTCGAAACCGAACAGCTCCCCAACGTGCCGCGCGTGATCAAAGCCGCCCTGGCCGCAGTCGCCTGATTTCCTAAAAACACACCACTTTACTACCATGGCCAATATCATCGAAATGCCGAAACTCAGCGACACCATGACGGTGGGCACGCTGGTCAAATGGCTCAAAAAAGAAGGCGATGCCGTACAATCCGGCGACATCCTCGCCGAAGTTGAAACCGATAAAGCGACGATGGAGCTCGAGTGCTTTTTCGACGGCACGATCCTCAAAATTTTCGCCGACGCCGGCGCCCAAGTAGAACTCGGTGCCCCTTTGTGTGCAGTGGGTAAAAAAGGCGAAGTCGTCCCCACCCCCGCCGCCGCCCCGAAGGCAGAGACCAAAGCTGCAGCCCCGGCCCCAGCCCCTGCTCCCGCACCTGCGCCTGCGCCCGCCCCGAGTCCGGTTGCCGCCCCTGCCCCCACAGCAGCCCACGCCCCAGCCACCCCAGCGCTGGCCTTCGGTGATCGCGTCAAAATCTCCCCGCTCGCCAAAAAGCTCGCCGCCGAGCTCGGCGTCGATGCCTCCACCGTGCAAGGCTCCGGCCCCTCCGGCCGCATCGTGCGGGCCGACATCGAGGCTGCTGCCAAGGCCGGCTCCGCCGGCAAATCACAAAGCGCAAATCCCAAATCCCAAATCGGCACCGTTGGCAGCGTGGGCGCCAAGGGCCCGATCCAAGTCGAGCGCACTGTCGCGGTTTCCACCATGCGCGGCGTGATCGCCAAACGCCTCGTCGAATCCAAGACCACCATCCCGCACTTCTATCTCGAAATCGAGATCGACGCCGAGCCGCTCCTCGCCTTACGCGAACAGCTCAACAAGGGCCTCGCCGACGCCGGCGTAAAGCTCTCCGTCAACGACTTCATCCTCAAGGGTAGCGCCGAAGCCCTGCGCCGCGTGCCCGATGTGAATGCCGCGTGGGAAGGCACCCAGATCCGTTATTTGGCCGCTGCCCACGTTTCCTTTGCCGTGGCGCTGCCCGACGGCCTGATCACTCCGGTCGTGAAAGATGCCCACGACAAGTCGATCTTCCAGGTCAGCAGCGAAGCCAAATCGCTGGGCAAATTGGCCAAAGACAAGAAGCTTAAACCCGACCAATTCACCGGCGGCACCTTCTGCGTGTCCAACCTCGGCATGATGGGCATCCCCAAGTTCTTCCCGATCATCAACCCGCCCAACGCAGCTATCCTGGGTGTCGGCACCACGGTGACCAAACCGGTGGTGAAGAACGGCCAGATCGTGATCGGCCAGACGCTCACGCTCACCCTCTCCGCCGACCACCGCGTGGTCGATGGAGCGGTCGGCGCGCAGTTCCTCGCCGCCCTCAAATCCGTTCTCGAAAGCCCCGCGTTGCTCTTGGTGTAAGGGAGTGCCCTCGGCGCAAACACCCTGAGCTCACGCTCAAGGCCACGAGGAGTATTTTCACGAAGAGTATCGGATCGAAGGGTGTGGCCTTGAGCGTGAGCTCAAGGATCTCGCCCCCCCCTTCATATCAGCCGATTAGTGCCACAGCCAACGCCCTGCTCAGTCCCAAAGAAAAACCCCGGTCGTCCACCACGACCGGGGTTTTTCGTTTCCTGAAGCAGCGTTGCCGCCCGACTCACGCCAGCTCGCAGGCACCGCCGGCGCAGGCAACAATGTCCTTGAGGCTGGTTTCGTCCGTGTGCTCATGGAGTTGGGTGTAATCCACGGGACGGGGACGCAGGGCGTTCCACTTGGCGATATCAGAGTCGGTGGAGACCTCTTCGCGCGGAGCCTGTGCGTACACTTTGTCGCCCGCGTCCTGCAACAACGACACGCCCGTAAACAGCGCCCGATTCGACCAGATGAAATCCGCCACCGCCGCCCACTCGTCGGCGCGCACCGTGCAGGTATTGGAGACGTTGTGATGCAGCGTTGAACTGCGCGACTCGGGATCGCCGCCAGGAATCACCCACGACTGCTGGACCAACATCACCAGCTGCAAAAACTGGATCGCATTGAGGTCCTTGCGCAGAATCGCGCCCTCCGGTGCCGACACGGGAAAGGTGATCACGTCGTCGGTCTGCGGGCTGTAAACCGAGGGCTCGGTCATCTGCGAATTGAGATTTTTAAAGAAGGCGTAGATCGGCTCCTTGCGGTTGGCTTGCACGCGGCGGAAGTAGTGGCGCGCGTGGTGCGGGTGGATGCCGGAGGCGGCGTCGAGCAGCAGCGAAGCGGTGCCCTCGGGTTTGCAGGTGGTGATCTTCGCTGCGGGGCGAATGCCGATGGCCTCGGCCACAAGGCGG belongs to Opitutus sp. and includes:
- the pdhA gene encoding pyruvate dehydrogenase (acetyl-transferring) E1 component subunit alpha; translation: MSNKAVPNADQKVEAPVACAGSHASAPINSALSNEGKIELHRKMVRIRRFEERSLRAYQSKKIGGFLHLYIGQEAVAVGCCSLMGPNDHVITAYRDHAHAIAVGMDTKALMAELYGKITGCSKGKGGSMHYFAPSLNYWGGHGIVGGQIPLGTGLAYAVKYRKLKGAAMAFMGDGAVNQGAVHEAYNLAALWNLPVVFVVENNGYSMGTSQDRSSAGPGLAQRAEAYGMNWGTCFGHDVYEVRATMDKFLTLAREKNLPSVVEIDTYRYRGHSVADPDKTYRTKEEIEEYRRTKDPIQVFQAALLKEGVLTDALIEQINTEAVNESEHAAEFAEMSPFPTVDDIQKDVYWEVDNPSQRTSKGRLFFD
- the pilM gene encoding pilus assembly protein PilM, whose translation is MTSPRVLAVDSGAGHVACGIFNTAKNGRLALEQFAIESFNSDVALESQWPALVGQSLASAAKRTGAKGPAILLVPGHLTLTKFVKTPAIDKTKRDQVIQFEAQQGIPYSLAEVVWDYQVVSDDGLDLEVMLAAVKLDVTEALCESVREEGLSAVAIKPSTLALYRAFKYNYPDVTGTTLLINIGARSANLLFIDGNRFFVRTIALAGNSVTQLIADEVKQDFAHAENLKLQVLGGNSDLPETSPARAAVMNAANSFIGRLHLEITRSTVNYRRQSGAEQPTVIFLTGGGALLPSIEVTLAEKLKTRVEIFDALRNVDVAPAAVGARNASAQLADLVGLAIPAGKDEKAFTLLPPAIGEVLAFRKQQPFFLAAAVLLVGALVLPIVHFNDRVNHATKQTIDLEAKLKPLRALKALQDADLQRIESIRKEITAIQSLVESKSNWINFFTDLQQRLVKVEDVWLEKLQVVRPSAEDSVVAVDAGNSGAPPAPAPAVLRLQLSGRLLDKNNPLSRVSEDSFERVKLLLKSFGESQFISSVEKEKFNPTQPGILSFDFILVVNPKKPL
- a CDS encoding pyruvate dehydrogenase complex dihydrolipoamide acetyltransferase; the encoded protein is MANIIEMPKLSDTMTVGTLVKWLKKEGDAVQSGDILAEVETDKATMELECFFDGTILKIFADAGAQVELGAPLCAVGKKGEVVPTPAAAPKAETKAAAPAPAPAPAPAPAPAPSPVAAPAPTAAHAPATPALAFGDRVKISPLAKKLAAELGVDASTVQGSGPSGRIVRADIEAAAKAGSAGKSQSANPKSQIGTVGSVGAKGPIQVERTVAVSTMRGVIAKRLVESKTTIPHFYLEIEIDAEPLLALREQLNKGLADAGVKLSVNDFILKGSAEALRRVPDVNAAWEGTQIRYLAAAHVSFAVALPDGLITPVVKDAHDKSIFQVSSEAKSLGKLAKDKKLKPDQFTGGTFCVSNLGMMGIPKFFPIINPPNAAILGVGTTVTKPVVKNGQIVIGQTLTLTLSADHRVVDGAVGAQFLAALKSVLESPALLLV
- a CDS encoding NUDIX hydrolase; this encodes MQPPFAHKIAVLVFIQNEQGEHLLLLRTKAPNQGAWSPIGGKLETATGESPFECAVRETAEETGHTITTADLHLFAMIAEKSYEGSAHWLMFLFDCKRPLTNLPPAMAEGRFGFFARTAIEALAIPESDRSALWPIYDNHRRHFVALRADCHPDSPLKITVEQITPSFVSGSGL
- a CDS encoding alpha-ketoacid dehydrogenase subunit beta codes for the protein MAVLTYREAIRAALAEELARDENVVLLGEEVAQFHGAYKVSEGLLEKFGPDRIVDTPISEAGFIGMGVGASMLGIRPVMELMFWSFYSVAFDQILNNAANVRYMSGGLINCPIVIRGPANGGTNVGATHSHTPENVLANHPGVKVIVPATARDAKGLLKSAIRDNDPCFFLENTILYGEKGEVPDTEELIPLGLADVKRTGTDLTIVTYGRCVLHSLAAAEVLEKDHDISVEVVDLRTIRPLDFDTVLASVKKTHRVLIVEEQKPFASVGSQLAYMIQREAFDELDGPIHRLATIDAPAIYSPPVETEQLPNVPRVIKAALAAVA